The genomic interval CAAGTTTTTAAGATGGCTCTTGAATTCACATCAAAAACCTGTATCTTTCCCGTTTCGTCACCTGCCACCATAACACGTCCATCTCGTCGAATCTCTCCGCTATGCGCAACATCTGAGAACCGAGTAATAGTCTTTACTAATTTTCGTGTGCGAATTGAGTAGATCTGAAGTCGAGTACCAGTGGTAACACAGAAGTAATCATTGCCGGAGGGTGATAAAGCGTTTgttggtggaggagggaaCGATATGTGCGTGATGGGATAATTCGTTGGTGATGGGATGAGTTGCTGGGAGCGAAAACCCTTCCAATATCGTTGTTCAGGTGTAATTGGCGAGGGGGCAGTAGGGAGTTTAACCGCCGGTAGACCTGTCACTGGTGCGGACATCTTGATTACTTACGAAGAGAAAGGTAAAATTAAGATGTCGCagaaagaatttaatatttcagCTTGAGAAAGCTTGCGATGCGATtcgcaaaaaaaaaagttaagGACGGGATTTGGGTTATTTTTCCCGACAATCCACTAGGCCATTCCAAGTTAGACAAGGCTATACCTGCCATTGTTAGAGTTCATATCTTTTCATCACTATTTCATTTGACCCATTCATGATATGATGTCTAAGTTTGAATTTCGTAAAATATACTTGATATTCTGTTATATTCTGTTATATTATTCTCAATGTCGGAATTCCTTTTGTCTCAAAATACTCTTTTTGTACTTACCCCAGCCTTGGTGCGAATAGTGGTTTAATACGGTGCCTACTTAGCTAGCTAGGTAGTGATAGAACTACAGTCTCGTACTGTGTTGAGACTCACAAGGATAGTGCTCACTGCTGAGGTAGTTGATCTCAGATTACTTTGTATCCACAAGTGTGGCTCGCATCTACCTTTTCATGTTCTTCCTGCGGAGCTTCAAACTCTACAGAAGGTACTCTGTGACTTTAGTCTCACAAATCCCCGTCCAGGTTTGGAGGGTGAGATACCCTTTTACTGGTAGACAATTGTACATTGATCCATCTTTTTTCTGATCAATCTGCCCCCAAAAGCAAAATTTACGAGTCAAGTGGTACATCAATGTTGATACTAGCAGTCGCTTATCATTCTTCTCTGTGAATATACTCTAATCTATTCCCACCTCTTATCAAGGATGTTAAAAATGAACTCCCACGTCTACTACCAAAGCCCCAAATTTGACGAATATGAAAAACTCAATTCCACGGCTCCTATACTACTCGCGTATTGCTACACAgcatatcatcaaaatagGACCAGGTATGTGAGAAGTTGTGGGTAGTTTCGTCCACATCTCTGTGATGATACAACTTCAAAAATCTGCTCTTCAAATTCACAAACACGTTTTCGGTTGGATTTTGCATTACtataagaaataaaatcACCAAGATCTATCTGCCCAAAAAGTGTCTAAGCTACAGCATCTATAATTTGGAAACTCTCGTCCATAACTTGAATTTCGCGATACAACCGTATCTGTTGTTGTTattcaaagaaaaacaataaaaattaaaGGCCCCAATTTATTTTGCTTCACAGAATAACAAACAGTCTCCAGAATGAGTGGACCAGCCTCCCTGAATATTCTTTGCACAAATTCCTGTTTCCCAAACTTGTTACTAAATGCCATGCCAGCTTAGTCTCTGCAGCCCCAAACGTCGAATACAATTATTCTGTGCCGGAACGCAACATCAACGATCCCGACATCAACCCCACAGCCATGATTATAATGAATCGAAGCGGACCAGTAGGTAATCCTTTGTGCCATGATGCAACTACAAGACTTTTGGACTGCACCGATGATTTATTTCAGATCTTGGGAGCATTTCTTTTCGGTTGTATGAAATGATCAAAGGTAAAATTCGCCAAGGAGTTAATCTAGCTATCCTTCGAAGTTAGATGTTGCTCGCCGAGTGAGTGTTTGTATCTCAGTGGAATCGAACCATTATCTTGATGAGTGTCACATCCACCTCCAAGCTAACAATCAGATGCAGCAGTAACTCCCCGCACCCTTCCCAAGAATGGCGCTCTGTCCTTTCTTATACCGGTATTGACGGCCCGTCCTTCTGTCTCGCTATGCCGATCAAAGAAGCTACCCCAATGGCCAGTAAGACACATGCGACCACAGCCAAAACGATAACGTCAGACATGCTGTTAATGACCTCGCTCTGTGTACAAGAAGGGCTCGAGGTAGAGTGACAGTAGGAATGCTATTATGCAAAGGTTGAATAAAGTCTAAATTTTATAGACGTATTTAAATGATTATTGTAGTAGAAACTGACAAGAATATTGAACAGTAAACTTTCTCCCCAAAAATGAGCGAAGGCAAAGAGACCGAGATTGCGATGTGAAAAGAATGCAAGAAATActgttgaagaaaagaagaaggtaACGGGACATATACGAATCTTTCCACTTTTATACATGTTTTTTCTATTCTCCCTGCCTGCGCTTATTAAAACTTCACAGGGCATTCTCATTCACCTCGTAAGTAGTTAAATCTGTACAAGACAAGTCAACTAGGTCAACTTACTCGCTTTACAATCACCTTTCTTTTATACCGcactaaaaaaaaatctccgCTATACGAATTCTATtatcttattttaaatcatttCATAATATTTAAATCGATTAATAGAACATATACTAGTTATCAGAAAAGTATTTAactcttttattattttcaagagagaaataatataataagaattaaatggaaaaaagaaatttttaGAGATTAAGGATACTAAAAATAGATAAttatgaaatttatataaattaatcttatTGATGTACAATGAAGTTGActatatcaatctttttgattatcaTATACGCGTAAACGTATTTAGCGTGCTTTCTATAGCTTAAAATACTAATTAACATGGAATATGAACTACCTTGATTGaagcttttaaaattaaCATCTCGCTCTCCGGGTTTAAGGCAGTGATTCATTCAAATCGGATTCTGGTCTCGTAAACATTCGTCTATCATTCGTTAAATATCAAGTTTATGCGACTATGCACAACTGTAAGTTGGTATTTGTTGGCTAGATCGCACatgaaatcaatttatcAAGGTTACTTCAGCAATTGAATCCCTATATGataatatttaaagtttGGTCAACTGTTAAAATTCGGCTTGAGCTAAAACTCTCCTTGCAGTAGAAGCCACGTACCGACCGTTCGTATTCTAAAGATTGAGGTCTCCACTCCACCCAAACGAACCAATCATATTACGCTGTGTACAGTTCACGAAACATTGTCGCCAAAGGATTACACGGGTGGAAGTGATGGAATTGACTACTAATCGCCCCTAGTCGTCTATAATCTCCCTGCGAAGCTTCAAAgctatagaatctattttaGGGCTTATCGTTTTGTCTCGCCTCGTATGGACCCTGTCAGTACAAGCGGGGTTTGTACCCAAAAGCGAATCATCTTAATTAGGTTTAGCGTTCAGATACCTGATGTTCTCATATCGAAGTGGTTGACATACCTGCACTTCATGGTGGCGGAGTAAAATCGATTCCGTGTTATTTACTTTACGGGATTTTCTATTTGCTATGTGTGGCTTGGTTCTATGTCCCTTTTCATTTGCAGTCACACACTTCTCTTGAAGAGATCCATGCCTGGAATTTACTCGTCGTTCAAGTTGGCTCGTAAGGACCCGGTCGTCTTACGATAGTGTCATATTCTCCTAAAGCTTTTCGGTAAGAACTATGTTCTTGTTTACATGAGCTTGTGCTGCATCTTTAGAGCGAATCGGAATCGTTCATATTGCTATTGGGGGGCTTAAGCTTGCATTTATAATTAGCTACTGCAAGTCTGAATAATGGATGGATCAACAGATTTGAAAAGTCTAGGAATGTTGAACATTTTCTCACACAGGACTTCAAAGGCTAAGCCTTGTATGATTACCTCGACCCTTGACTTATCTCCCTGTTGTAACCATCCAAGAAATCTGCATTGCTTCTGTGGTAGTGACAGCTATCTGCTAGCTCCTTGTCTTCTCTCATTATCAATCGCAAAAGTTAAGAAATCCCGTCAAGGAAACATCTGTTTCAGGATAGTATCTCTGCCTCTACCTCGTTGTTATGGGTTTCAACGGCCTGCTAAACTATGTTGTCTATTATTACCTAGATACACGATTAGATAACTTCAGACCTAAAGTAATTCCTCGCCATTGTACATAATTGAATCTTCCATTAAGGATATCTATACAATGTATAGATGAAAAATACCAATGAGAAGATAAATCCACGCCATACAGACCATCAAGACtgcacatctacatctacaacTACAACTACAACTACAACTGAATCTACATACACCCAAGCATTCTCATCAGCCTATTTACACAGAAAAAGCCGTGATTAAGGAACAAAAAGCTAATCAGATCGCTTCAGCTCGAACTAGGTCCTTGACAATGTTAAGAAGTGATTATGCGATCAAACTTATAAGTTATAGTCTACAAGAACGTTCATGGTGCGAACTGTGACTCCATCTGTAGCTAGGTAGCTGTAGGCATTTCCAGGTTCGACCTTTGTAGTAGATACACAGCAAGAAGAATTTCATAGGGATAGCGAGAACATGGTCTGGGATGAAGTGAATATTGGAAGCGAAACGAGGGAGCcgagatatcaaaaagaaaacagaTCAAGATGGACCTCCATCACTACACTGTGTATGTCAATTATAGAGATATAGTAAACAATTGGAAATTATGATAGGATTCGTtgatttattcattttatcgCAGAGTTACTAAGTAAAGTAATATCGAGGCTAGACGCTAAACGCTAGAAGCGCGAGACCACTACATTGAGCCAAGACGATATGTACCataaaataattagaaaacaTACCAGAGTTGCAGCAACGCCATCCATAATTCATGATATGTCATCGcatttttttaaaaacaactttcctttcttcctaaacactccatccatccgtaACATCACGTATTACCCACCAAACTAAGCGAAGAACTTGCTATAAGCAGCCTTTTCCTTCTTAGCTCTCTCTAATGCATTCTTCTTCACGGTTGATAATTCCTTTACAACAGCCGCATCGCCAGGAACCAATTTGTTGGCCTCCTCCAGATCCTTTagtgcttcttcttcattcttgagTCCTACATGTGCGATTGCGCGACGGTAAAGAGCTTTGGCTTTATCAGTATCAGTGGTACCAGAAACTGCGAGAGCGGCACTAGCAGTACGTTCGGCATCGGCAAAATTCTTAAGTTTGTTGTGGAGAAGAGCAGAGTTGCTGTTGAGGGTGAAACGGAGAGCGGAGAGGGTGGAAGAAGTTTCGGCTGGAGAGGACGTAACATCTGGGTCTTCGTTGAGGTAACGGAGACCTTTCTCGTACTTGTCGAGGGCGAGAGGGAGTTTGTTATCTTTGAAGGCGGCGTTTCCGTAGGTCTTAAGATCGGTAACGATTTTGACGGTTTCTTCTGCGGTTGGAGGAGTGGACATATCTTCTGGGAAGTCTTTTTTATGGGAAAATTTCTAGGTTAACCAATACTCCAAACAATTAAATGACAAGGCAAGAGAGACAAATGACAAAATGAAAGCTGAATATCTCGAAAAATGCTGTATATATGACGGAAAACAAAAGACGCAGCATCAAGGGGATATGTTGGCTAGGTTTTGAAACAGCTGAAAAAAAGATGGTTTAGGAGATGAAGTACCTTCGTATGTATCGCCAGTAGAATCGGGAACCTTTGTATCGGCAGATTCAGCTTCGTCGCCAGTAAGCTCTCCACAGTCTGTGATGACGACTTCCTTGTTGGGCTTGTCACCACTTTGAGTGGGCATGTTCTCGACTTTGCGGACGATATTTTTACCACTGAGGACTTGACCGAAAACTACGTGTTTGCCATCGAGATGAGGAGTTGGAACAGTTGTAATGAAGAATTGACTTCCGTTAGTTCCTGCGAGGTTTTCATTAGTCTAATGTTTTATTACTTTGACCGAGGAGCTTCAGATGAAGTGCGATCGTTGTACATACCTGGACCAGCATTGGCCATTGAGAGTAAGAAAGGTCTGTCATGCTTCTCTACGAAGTTCTCATCGTCGAATTTGACACCGTAGATACTCTCTCCGCCAGTTCCGTTGCCAGCTGTGAAATCACCTCCTTGGATCATGAATTGCTTGATCACACGATGGAAACCGGAGCCCTTGTAGGAGAGAGGTTTGCCGGCCTTTCCAACACCCTTCTCACCAGTGCAAAGAGCTCGAAAGTTTTCTGCAGTTTTGGGAGTAATATCATTGTACAATTCGAATGTGATTCGCCCTTGAGCTTCTTTCCCAATGGAAATGTCGAAGAAGACTCGACTGCGGGGTTTGGGTCCTTCAGCAGACATTTTGTTGTTGGGTATATGTTTGTATATGAGAGAAGGGAATATAGAATGGAACTTGAATAGAAAATTAGGGTATCGTATGCAAAATGAATAAAGGTTCACAGATTActgaaattgattgattgattgctttttcCTAACAATTTCAGCCTTCTTATGAGTAGAAGCTTCGAGATGGAGAGTTGGAATGTGGGGGTCGGCGTTTGTACCTTCCGATCTGAAGCTTTACTTAAAGTGGAGAATGAGGCTATTCACGTGTGGCATGACATTCACTTCATCAAGAAGGAAGGTCCAGAGTTTTCAATGTTGTCCATAGAGTCTTTTCTGGTTTACTATCATTACCTCGAGAGGCTCTAATCTCAAGATGAACAAATTGAATGTCTCGAGACATCTACATGCACGTGAAGATGGCAAGCAACCGCTGGCCATTTCTTTGGCCTTGCGCGTAGGGCCTCTACAGGTTCATCCCACCAGGAACTGTGAATGGTCTGCGATACGCCAAACCCTTCATGCCTTTCCATTTGACCTGGTTGACATTTCGAGTGTGACCTAACAGCATTAGTACCAGaacatacatgcatgcacTTAACCAATGATAAGGAGGACGTACCGGGCCATCATTCACCAAAGCCACTTCCTACAATCAAACATTCGGTTAGCAAAATGATCCGAGCAGTCTAGATTGTGGTGTGACCTACCATCATTGCCTGGAACACACCATCTTTGACCCTTTCTGACGCATAGCCTTGCTGGACCTTTGTCACAAAAAGTTGATATAATTCCCTGGCCAGGTCCCCTCCCAAAGCTCCATGAAAGTCTGGCTTTGAACCCTTCTTTGTTGAGGCAAGCAATGTGAACTGTGAGACTGATATATGAAAGTAATTGTCAGTCTGCAGGACTCCCATGTCGAAGGGTAGTACTCAATTATCTTCACATACCACAGAGAACTTCTCCTTGGATGTCTTGTACATTGTGTTTCCACtatgaaatgaaatgcaTTAGGACTGTAGTCGAGCAGGGACAACAAAACAGCAACTGAATGACTCAATCAATGTCTGGTGTGAAATGACAGAGAATCATTTCTAAGACCAAGAGAATAAAGAGACATCTCGCTCATACCCGGCcgccattttcatcatccCATAATCGCATTTTCAAGACTTTTGCTGCTAACGATTCCGCATCTTTCTCCGTGTCACCAGGAGCCACAGCGGCAAATACTAATATGCCTTTCCCAATTGATGATATCAGCTGCTTGTCTACCGTTACAGAAGCAGACAGCACACGCTGGAGTATAGCTAAGCAGAACCCAGTAAGTGTCAAGACTGGAGAGCAAGAACGAACGAGGGGCAAAGTTGGAAGTGATACCTTTCATGTTTACCGGCAGGTGGGTAGGCAATGACTGGGATTGAATCCGTCTTGTTGATCTCCTGACTAGAAGGAAGATCGCTTTCTACCTATCAATGGTTTATACAATGAAGTGGGACGCTGAGGATTCCCGATAGTCTGAATAAGACTCTCTGTGACTATATGTTGAGCTACTTCGGGACCGTATGATGCAATCCCCACTTGGGCATTTATTCCATCCACGATGAATGTCATTTATCAATCGCAACAATATAAGATGTAAATTTTTGATGGCCTAAAGAATCATAAGATAATTGCACTCCAAGTGAAAATaccaattcaaaaatcaGAATTCCGAATTCAATCCCACACTGTAACACACATTCATTCTATGCCTGGCCATGGCATTCTTTCTGTAAACCTTGCCTTGTCCATAAGCATTCCCCCACGTTCTTCTAAGGCTGCAGGTGATGAAGGTAAGGTGCAAGCGAGGCTCTCTTCCCGCAATCTCACCCAAGCAATAGAGTCGCAACGtgaaatccaatccaaaattcAGCAACAACTTCTCAACCTCTCACCACGACACATTCACACAAAGACCACGCAATTACTTGGTAGCAAGGTAATTTGTAGATTCCTTGTACTACCACCTTTCACCAAAAGGCTCAAGCTAGACATCTACACCACGCATGGGGTCTGATATTTGTCAAACAAAGCTAGCCCCTTGTACACAACAGCAATCACCAAACACCAACCCATCGATACATTTCTCCGTACCCCTCACAATTACACGATGGCGGCACGAAAACTTCAGCAAGAAGTCGACAAGTGCTTCAAGAAAGTTACTGAAGGCGTGGCAGAATTCGAATCAATCTACGACAAGATAGAACAATGCACAAATGCTGCGCAGAAGGAGAAGTTGGAGGACAACCTCAAACGTGAGATCAAAAAGTTGCAGAGGCTTCGTGATCAAATCAAGACATGGGCTGCAAGTAATGACATAAAGGATAAGGGTCCTCTGTTAGATCACCGGAAATTGATTGAAACGGTAGGGCATATATTTTACTTAACTGTGGAGTGAGCTAAACTGTTGTAGCAAATGGAGAAGTTCAAGGCAGTAGAGAAAGCTATGAAGACAAAGGCATATTCGAAAGAAGGGCTATCGGCGGCTGCGAAGCTGGATCCAAAGGAGCGCGCGAAATTGGAAACTGGGGAATTCTTGGGCAGCATGGTAGAAGAGCTAGAGCGCCAGATCGAGACAATGGAAGCCGAGCGGGAATCAATATCAGCAACAATGAAGAAGGGGAAAACTCAAAATGCTAAGGCCGATAGAATAGCAGAGCTGGACAACTCAACGGAACGGCACAAGTTTCATCAAAATAAGTTGGAGCTCATCAAACGCTGTCTGGAAAATGGTACGGTCGAGATTGAGCAAGTTAAAGATCTCGAAGAGTCCATCAAATACTATGTGACCGACAACATGAACGATGACTTCATGGAGGACGAGGAAATGTATGATGAGCTCAACcttgatgaggaagaagataatTACGGCatgaataatgataatgatcgGGTGTCATCACAAGACACACAATCGATACAGGAGGATGGACCAGATGCAGATCTACGATCCAATAGTTTATCTGGGAAATCGAAAGCAGGTTCAGAACCGCCTCTTGCTGCTGCACGAAGACCTTCTACGCAATTAAAAAGTCCTCTCCCTTCCTTGGCCACTTTACATACCCCTCTATCGACTTTGTCAACAAATGGAAGCTCAAGTAACCTTATGAAACCAGCTGCGGTACCCACACGTGCCCCTGGGGAGACGTTGAAATATGCTTcggcggcggcggcggcggcTGCTAGTGATAAGAACGGCCTTGCTCCTTTGCCCCCTCCACCCGAAACTCTACCAACTCCTACAACATCAGTCAGTCACCCACCTTTATCTGGAAGTGCTGGACGGAGACCTAGTGTAACGGCATCTCCAACAACTATACATTCACAAACCGCAAGTGTCAATCAGACACCTGTGACAAGGTCCAGTGTTCCAACTACGGATACGCCATCAAGTGCCCAAACTAAATCTCCAGCTTTGAGTCAATCAAGTGCTGCACCTAGTGGAGCAAGTGTGTCTCATCCTGTTGACAAGACAGAGAATACGAGGCCAAATCTTTCCTCAAATTCGTCAGGGAAGCAACCAGCCTTATCCAAGACAGCAGAAGGCAAGAAAGGTTTGTCTATTGCTA from Botrytis cinerea B05.10 chromosome 9, complete sequence carries:
- the Bcdtd1 gene encoding Bcdtd1, translated to MKAILQRVLSASVTVDKQLISSIGKGILVFAAVAPGDTEKDAESLAAKVLKMRLWDDENGGRWKHNVQDIQGEVLCVSQFTLLASTKKGSKPDFHGALGGDLARELYQLFVTKVQQGYASERVKDGVFQAMMEVALVNDGPVTLEMSTRSNGKA